A window of the Miscanthus floridulus cultivar M001 chromosome 14, ASM1932011v1, whole genome shotgun sequence genome harbors these coding sequences:
- the LOC136504330 gene encoding probable serine/threonine-protein kinase PBL8, translating to MGNCGTREENAVVAAHAQVQQLHLLQHPAKNALSDKKHTRSSSDISDPSTPRKIEDAKNISICNDVIAFTLFELETITKSFRADYVLGEGGFGTVYKGYIDENVRVGLKSLPVAVKVLNKDGHQGHREWLTEVNFLGQLRHPNLVKLIGYCCEDDHRLLVYEFMFRGSLENHLFRKTATPLPWGSRMSIALGAAKGLACLHNAQRPVIYRDFKTSNILLDSDYTAKLSDFGLAKAGPEGDETHVSTRVMGTYGYAAPEYVMTGHLTARSDVYSFGVVLLELLTGRKSIDKSRPSREQSLVDWALPKLNDKRRLLQIIDPKLEGQYSIRAAHKACSLAFYCLSHNPKARPLMSDVVETLEPLQGGGGSGSDGAGQSSGLPDYRGRRRLTGNNVHFRAIPNAKCSPAVPVCRVR from the exons ATGGGCAACTGCGGCACGCGAGAGGAGAATGCCGTCGTCGCCGCGCACGCGCAAG TTCAGCAGCTCCACTTGTTGCAACATCCTGCCAAGAACGCCCTTTCAGATAAGAAGCACACCCGCTCATCGTCAGATATAAGTGATCCTTCAACACCTAGGAAAATTGAAGATGCCAAGAACATTTCCATATGCAACGATGTGATTGCCTTCACATTGTTTGAGCTAGAGACGATCACAAAGAGCTTCCGTGCTGATTAtgttcttggtgaaggaggatttGGGACTGTTTATAAAGGTTACATCGATGAGAATGTCAGGGTTGGGCTGAAGTCACTGCCTGTTGCAGTCAAGGTGCTCAATAAAGATGGACATCAAGGGCACAGAGAATGGCTT ACCGAGGTTAACTTCCTGGGGCAGTTAAGGCATCCAAATTTGGTGAAGTTGATTGGATATTGCTGTGAGGATGATCATCGGCTGCTTGTCTATGAGTTCATGTTTCGAGGAAGTCTAGAAAATCACTTATTCCGAA AGACAGCTACACCATTACCCTGGGGTTCTAGGATGTCAATTGCACTGGGAGCTGCTAAAGGGCTTGCATGCCTCCACAATGCTCAAAGGCCTGTAATCTACAGAGATTTCAAGACCTCAAATATTCTGCTGGACTCT GATTATACTGCTAAACTATCTGACTTTGGTCTGGCAAAAGCTGGCCCCGAAGGTGATGAGACTCATGTGTCAACGAGGGTGATGGGAACCTATGGATATGCTGCCCCTGAATATGTGATGACTG GCCACTTGACTGCTAGAAGTGATGTCTACAGCTTCGGCGTCGTCCTTCTGGAGCTCTTGACAGGGCGCAAGTCAATTGACAAGTCACGGCCCAGCAGGGAGCAGAGCCTAGTTGACTGGGCCCTCCCGAAGCTCAATGACAAGAGGAGGCTTCTCCAAATAATCGACCCAAAACTGGAGGGACAGTATTCGATCAGAGCGGCTCACAAAGCCTGCAGCCTTGCATTCTACTGCTTGAGCCATAACCCCAAGGCAAGGCCACTAATGAGTGATGTTGTCGAGACCCTGGAGCCACTGCAGGGCGGTGGCGGTAGCGGTAGCGACGGAGCTGGCCAATCTTCTGGCCTTCCTGACTATAGAGGTCGCCGCAGGCTAACAGGGAACAACGTCCACTTCAGGGCCATCCCAAACGCCAAGTGCTCCCCTGCTGTCCCGGTTTGCAGAGTGCGGTGA